AATTGGGTCCAAgcgcatagctcagtggtatcccattaactccagtaaggaggaagttaAGGGATCAATCCCCACCACCGTAAAGGTTTATAATAGATTAATTTTACAGTTGTGGATTTAGCAGTGTTGGGTCTGATAGTAGGGCCAATCCAACTGGCCAAAGCACTCGGATGTAGGTAGCCCTTAGCTCGGACATGACACGGCGAGCCTCCTGTTGCAACTTGCatcttattattttcttctaGTTGTAATATTTTTATTCCCTAATTTCTCTGTCGGTATGTAAATTGGTTCAATTAAATTACAGAATAACATCATGCACGTCTCGAATCTCGATCACCATTTCGCTTCTCAAATAGCATGCTGCCGGCCAGACCATATAACTCCAAAACTGATGATTTGCCAACCTTAATTAATTATTCAATGTTATGAAAGTCTCCTCCACCTTACCTAATCACTCTCTAATTGAACGGATAACGGACTACTTGGTCACCAATTATATTTCCATCTGGTCTAGTGGATGAATGAATATTTAGAAAATCTACTTGGTCACTAATTATATTTCCATCTGGTCTAGTGGACGAATGAATATGCAGACGATCTCTAATAATTGAACAAGTGGGGAGTTCTGGAGCAATGCTAATCCTTGAGCTTATAAATACTAGTGCATATCTAAGCCATTCTGCACATTCATTCATTCGTCAAACAAAACATTTATAAATCAACAAAAGCTTACTAGTTATGGCTTCTTTCAGTAAGAATACTCAAGCAGCGTCATTTCACCTCCTTTATATTCATCTTCATTTTATGTTCTTTTTATTGATCAATATCACTCAATATCCACTAATCTCACATTGCTGCCAGGACGAGGATAGAAGTGCTCTGTTAGAATTTAAATCATCTTTGAGCGACTTTTCAAATCGTTTATCCTCATGGCAAGAAGGCAGCCAACATGAAAACTGTTGTAACTGGCATGGCATTAGATGTTCCAATGACTCATTTCGGGTCGTCTCCGTCGACCTTCGAAACAAAGACCTCGAAAATCATTACAAGATGCATCCTTATACTCTCGTTGCCTCCAATCCACCGAGCACTTCATTGACGGGGTAAATTCTCCGCTTCCCTTTTAAACCTTACTCATCTAGAGTATCTTGATGTTGCCTATAATAACTTCCTGGGATCACAAGTCCCACATCAATTTTCGAATCTAACAACACTCACTCATCTCGATCTCTCCTTCTCTAGCTTTTCATCATCAATTTCGACACTGCTCACCAACATATCCTCTCTACAATTCCTCGATTTATCTTGCACTTCTTCTGATTATTCTACCACTTCTTGCTTGCAAACATCATCTACAAAATGGGTGAGAGGCTTAGTGAATCTCAAGGTATTAAGTTTGAGCGGTATTGATTTGTACGGGCCAGCATCTCCAGAAGAGAATTTTGGTGAACATATATCGTATCTTTCACATCTTAGGGAGCTCGATCTCTCTTATTGCAATATATCCAGCCCGGTTTTCCCCATTCATAAGTTTCAAAATCTTTCCCGTTATCATCtctcaaaatgaatcacaataaGAAACTCAATTTTCCATTCCCGATTCAGCTGGCTAATTTGACTTCACTGTCTATTCCTATGTTATCTGGCTGTAATCTACATGGTTCAGTCCCTTATCTTCCTCATCTAGAAGAGCTTGACATAAGTTATAATTATGATCTTCATGTCGATCTAACCATGATGTTCACACATCAATGGCCTAAACTACAAGAACTTTGGATATCATATACGGTTGTAAGCAACTCGATTCCGGGTTCAATTTCTAATGCGCCATTGCTGGTCAGTCTTTCTGCCCCTGGTTGTTCGATTCAGGGATCTCTAACTTCTTCGTTATATAATCTTTTTCAGCTGCAATATCCATACCTCTCTGGAAATTCGATTACAGGGTTTATTCATCCTTCAATCTCAAACCTAAAATCGCTTTCCTATCTCCGGATGGGCTCATGAAATCTCATAGGATTATTCCCTACTTCCATGTGTCCTTTGACGAATCTTGAGCAATTGGTAACGTCTCGAAATAGTTTAACAGGAACTATCCCTTCTTGTCTCTTCAAACTCAAATATCTTCGTGTGATAGATGTGTCGAAGAACAAATTTCACGGTCTAGTGCCTTTTCCACCTAAAGGTATAAAGTTGTTTATTCTATCAGGAAACAAGTTCAGTGGTGAAATCTCATTAGAATTAGGAAGAATATTATCTAATGCTTACACCATAAGTATAGCTGGTAATGAACTTTCAGGTTCAATTCCGTTTATTCTGTGTCAAACGAAACCAGGATTCACATTTATTAGCTATATAGATTTGTCTAACAACAAATTATCCGGGACGATACCTTCTAATATAGGGCACTGCCGAAGATTGAGTGCTCTAAAACTTGGAAACAACAATCTCACTGGAAAAGTTCCTGATGAGCTTAAATTAACAAAATCCATGAGCTTTCTCCAGTTAAATAACAATTATCTCGACGGGACTCCACTAAACCTCATTAGTGAATTTCACGagttgaaatttctcaatttggCAAATAACAACTTTCGAGGCGGTATACCAACTACTCTTGGTTCACTCAAGTACCTTAGGTTTCTTTCTTTAAGTTCGAACAACTTCAAGGTTCGATACCCGGGGAGATTATTCATTTGCAAGAACTCCAATTGAGAAAGTGATAAAACTGTATTGATTTTAGATGATTATTACAGAGTGATGATTGGTTACTTATTGACATAACCAATGCTCCGTTATTACAAACACACGGACTCCTCACACACTCACAATACAAAGACAGGTCAAGTCAATTGTAGTTGACTTGACTAACCACAAACACATTATCTAATACACCCCCTCAAACTATGCAGAAGCTAAAACTAAACAGTTTGACACAAACACATTATCTAATAAAGTAGTCATAACAACTGCTGAAATAAACACACATTCTGACATAAGCATAGTCTGGCAGAAGCACTGAAGAAATACTGAAGCAGAAAACAGGTACAACATAACCACAAACACATTATCTATTCACTAAGTAACTGCAGAATCACTGGAAGAAGAACACTGATTAGTTGTGGAAGTATGAGAagtagttgaagtagcaggagaatCCATTAAGTACTGCAGTAATCTTGAAAAAGTAGGATAGCAGAGACCTTTCGTAAAAATATCAGCTAGCTGTTGTTGACTTGAAATGTGCTGAAGCATAAGAAAACCATTCTCCACCAACTCCCGGATAGTATGGTACTGGATCTCTATGTGCTTTGTCCTagcatgaaaaacaggattagaAGCTAAGGACAGAGCACTGGTGTTGTCACAAAGAAGTAAAGTTGGAGTAGAAACTGTAATATGCAATTTAGATAATAATTCTGCAAGCCACTTTAACTCAGCAGAAGCAAAAGACATGCATTTATATTCTGCCTCAGCAGAAGACTTTGAAACAGCGGGTTGTTTCTTGGATGACCAAGAAACCAAATTTGAACCTAAAAATACAGCATATCCTGATGTTGATCTCCTTGTATCTGGACAACCTGACCAATCAAAATCTGTATATGCCTTTAACATGGTTAAACTATCCTTTTTCAAAGTCAAACCAAGACCAAGAGTACCTTTCAAATATCTAAGAATCCTCTTTACTAACTGAAAATGAACATCTGTTGGGGAATGCATGAATTGTGAAATGTAATTTACACCAAAACAAATATCTGGCCTTGTAACTGTTAAGTATTGCAAACTACCCACTATAGTCTTATAATCACTAACATTCTCCAATTTAGTACCATCATGCAAAGAAACTCTAGCACCTTTTGTAACAGGAGTATCACAGGGTTTACAATCAAGCATTTTTGCTTTAGATAACAATTCTAAAGTATATTTCTTCTGTGTTAGAATAATAGAATCAGCAGACCTAACAGCTTCAATACCCAAAAAATATCCTAACTCCCCTAACTCCTTCATTGCAAATTCTTTCTTAAGAGAAGAAATCAAATTATCAATAAGTGTAGAAGAGCTCCCAGTAAccaaaatatcatcaacatataacagAAGAACAATCATCCCATGCTGAGAGTAAAAAACAAACATTGAATTATCTGAAATAGCTTTCTTGAAACCATAAGCAAGAAGAAATGAGCTGAACGTATGAAACcaagctctaggtgcttgtttcaggCCATATAAGATCTTCTTCAGATGACATACATAATTTGAAGGATAATCTGGATTTATAAATCCTTGAGGCTGTGACATATAAACATCTTCATCCAAAAAACCATGTAAAAAAGCATTACTTACATCTAATTGTCTTATCTGCCAATTATAAGCTAATGCCATACACAGAACAACTCTAACGGTAGTTGACTTGACTACATGACTAAATGTCTCATTATAATCAATGCCATCATGTTGGTTATTACCTTTTGCTATCAATCTAGATTTGAATCTGTCAATAGTTCCATCTGACTTCTGTTTAATCTTATAAACCCACTTAGAACCTAAAATGTTCATATGTGGTTCCGGGGATACATAGTCCCAAGTATCATTATTTCTTAATGCTACATACTCATCTTTCATTGACACTTGCCATTTAGGATTTTTTATTGCTTGCTTAAAGGTTTTAGGTTCTGTAACTGTAGTTAATAAGGAAGCATAAGAAGTAGAAATAGGATATTTGACAGAAACATGAGAAACATGATCTGGAAAGAGTTTAGGTTTTGAAATACCTTTTTGAGCTCTAGTAACAATAATAGAAGAGGAACAACAATATCAGGAGTAGATGAAATTTCAACAGGCAAAACATTGGAATTAGACACAGAACAAGTTGAATCATGGAAGTAAAACTGAGATTCATAAAAAACTACATTTCTGGAAATATAAGACTTTTTAGTAATAGGATTATAGCATTTATAACCCTTATGTAAGGTGTTATAACCTATAAAGACACATTTGAcagttttaggagagagtttatcAGTTCTAGTATGAGCTAAATGAGGATAACAAATAGAACCCAAAACTTTGAGAAAAGCATAATCTGGAACAGAgccaaacaaaacttcaaaaggaGACTTAAAGTTTAAAATCTTTGTAGGAGTCTTATTAATGAGATAAGTTGCTGTTAGAAAGGCATCATACCAAAAATCTTTGGGACAAAAGGAATTAAACAACAAGGTATTACCCATTTCAACAATATGTCTATGCTTTAGTTCAGCTAGACCATGTTGTTGTGGGGTTTGAGGACAAGAAACCCTAATATGAATACCACTCTGCTCAAGAATAACTTTAAATTTCCCCTTAACCAACTCAGCAACACCATCTACTTGAAAAGATATGATTTTTGTAGAAAATAAATTTTCAGTATGAGTTTTAAAATGAGTAAAACACTGAGGAGCATCAGACTTTAActccattggataaatccaattaAAACGACTATAGTCATCTATAAAAACAATATAATACCTATAACCATTCAAAGAAGGAAAAGTTGGTCGGCACACATCACATCGAATGAGGGATAATGTTTTATGTTCATGGGAATCAGATAACTTGAAAGGAAATCTTTTACTCTTAGCAAGCTGACAAGGATGACAAAGTGATAAATATTGAGGAGTAGTtgaaacaatttgttttgttgaacACAACTTCTGAACCATCTGATTTGAAGGGTGACCTAGTTTACTATGCCATATATGAGAAGGAGCAGAAATAGCAGCAGACAAGCAAAAAGCAGAAGATGGTAAAACAGAGTTATGAATAGGATATAAATTATTAACTACAGTACCTCTAGCAAGCAAAACATGAGACCTTAAATCCCTAATTTCATAGCCAGTAGGAGTGAGCTTAAAATAACAGTGGTTATCCCTTGTGAATTTAGCTATGGATAACAAATTATGCTTCATTTCAGGAACAAGTAATACTGTGTTTAGCCTAAAACTAGTTTTAGGTGTCTGAATGGTAGAAGTTCCAGTGTAAGTAATAGTAAGAGACTTACCATTTCCTACTTGCACCTTCTCCTTGACTTTATAACCAGAAGTATTGTGAAGTAGAGTTTCATCCCCTGTCATACGTTCAGTAGCACCAGAATCAGCAAGCGATTGAGGAGCCTCAGAAGTAGATGCATCAGAAAAACTAATATCTCCACCCATTGAATTAAAAGCAGACTGCTGTTGTGCCACATTAGCTGACACATGAGTTGAATTAGAACTTGAGGAAAATTGTGGAGGATAATATCTGAAATGACACCGGCTATCAAAGTGACCTTTCTTGCGACAAATCTGACACTCTACCTGTGAAAAATCTCTTCTCATATTCCCAGCACCAGAATGACTATCAAAAGAAGAACCATTTGACCAAGAAGAACCATCTGACCTAGAATTGCCATTCCCATTATTCTTTTTATTGTTGTAGCTCCCTGAATTCTTTCCTCCTCCTTTACCATTACCATTCCCATAATTACCATTCTTAGAATAAAAGCTAGTGGGATTTTGAGCATCAAAAACTAAGCCAGAGTTGTGTTGTTGATCATTGAGCCACTGCTCATGACTTAGTAATCTAGGCTTAATCTCAGCAAAAGTGAAAGGAATTTCACGATTTTGTGCAGAAATCACGATTTTGAGGCGGTGTGATTTTGGGGGCTTAAAATGCTAGGTGGAGACTAAATGGTATCACTTTCTATGATACCATGAGAAAGTGATAAAACTGTATTGATTATAGATGATTATTACGGGAGTGATGATTGGTTATTTATTGACATAACCAATGCTCTGTTATTACAAACACACGGACTCCTCACACACTCACAATACAAAGACAGATCAAGTCAACTGTAGTTGACTTGACTAACCACAAACACATTATCTAATACCAATTATTAGACTTGGCGCAAAACAATCTCACTGGTCACACTCCCAATGAATTAGGGAAGTTGAGAGGATTTATTTTATCAAATTATTTGGAAAGCAAGAATTATGGTGATGTTCAATTATACCTGGCAACCAAAGGGATTATGATACAGATTGATCAATTAAACGACTACATCTAAGTATTTGATATATCATCCAATCATCTTCACGGAAACATTCCAAAAGAGATAGGCTTGTTAACACTGCTTACTTCCCTTAATTTGTCCCATAATCATTTCTCTGATGATATTCCAGAAAGTATTGGAAATTTGTCCGGGCTACAGTCTTTGGATATGAGTTGCAATAAACTGTCTGAGCGTATTCCACAATCTTTGGCAGTAATCGATACTCTTGCGGTTCTAAACTTATCCTCTAATAAGTTGAGTGGCAAGATTCCTCGAAGTCCTCATTTTGATACgctgtttgtggatgattctgCTTTTTCAGAAAATGAGTTATTGTGTAGATATCCTACAAAAAAAAGTTTGCAATGACGATACTAATCCTGCAAATGAGTTAGATGAAGTCGATCAAGAAAATGCAAAAGAAAAGTTGTTTGTACGCCCGGTTCACCAGGTTCTACCGAAGTAAAGTAAAGAATCAAAGTCAAAAGCATAGTTTGATCCTGGCTCAAGCAGTATGCAAGCAATATGTTAATGTTAACACAAGTATGTTGAACAAAGTTTCGGGATCGGGTACTGAAAGAGGCGAAGGAGATGCATATCTGGTACTGTGGTGGTACTGGACACGCTCTAGGGGAATAATCTCTTTCTTCTTTCTGCCTTTCTTTCCCATGATGTTGTATGCTACTATTGCTTTGGGTTTTGCAGTTGGATTTTGGggtcttttctttgttttgtatttAAAGAAACAGAAATGGTGGTTTCCGTACTGGAGAATTATTGATCACGTTGTTGTTAAAATAATGGATTATATCCAGTAATAATGTATTCTTCTCTGCTTGAATTAATCCTTAGAGCAACCACATTGGACGATCAAACCCATAAATATGGTTCAGAGACGAGACACAGTGGGACGGACTAAAGAGTAAaagctggaccaaaaccaaattccagactatatttgatctgggaccaagaccaaaaccaaatatagtcgagcgaacgtataatgtacgtttgTTAATAGTTGAAGTTATAAAGTACGCTTCATGTGAAGCGGTTGTATATTTCTCGTTCCATGGTGAGGCGAAGTTATAAAATACGCTTCGATAGAGCGTTGGTAAAATGTACGCCCAATTAGGCATAAGTAAAATGTACGCCCCATAACAGGGGTTGGTATTAGGTCCGTCCCATAGGCGCACGTATTAACTAATTCGTTTCCGCATTAACTAATTCGTTTCGGCCTGCTTTGTTAAACAATCCTTATCTTTTGAAataatttgagttatttgaattcAATTATTTGAAAGAAACAGAAATTgcatttaattaatataaatttacTTTTCTTATTAAGGACAAtacgaaaaaaaaattgaaaaaaaataccaTTTCCTAATTTGTGTACAATGACACGTGAAAGTGAAGGCAGTTATGGCGACACCAAGCACACAACTAAGCTGAACTAAGACCCATCAGGCGTACATATTAGCTTTTCCAAGGTGGGACGTTGATTATAAGTCCGTCCCGCACCCGGCGTGCATAAAATCCACGCTCCACAACGGGCGAACAATATACATACGCTCCATCCAGGCGTGCATAATATCTACGCCCCTCAGCAAGCGAACGTAATATTTCCGCTCGATCAAATATAGTCCACTATCGTAGCGtagcaacacggactaaacccaaaattcgatctttttttggtatttgatctttgtttttgatcgcaccactgcggTTGCTATTAGGCATGTTAAAATTGAAGTTATTCTTTTACTATTGGTTTTAAGATTTCTGTTCCATCACTTTAAACTTCCTCGAGATACTGTTAGATATCCAGAAAGGTTCTCTTTAGTTAATACGTACGGGGCCTAGTATTCGAGCGAATGAAAGTTGTAGTTTCCAGCTGGATGATTTTCTAGGATGAGCAAGTATCCACGTGAATATTTGTTGTTTTGATCACGACAATCACAACCTTGGGCCACTGTGCTTTTGATTGCACCCTCCTCCCCACCACGACATAAATACACAAGACCACTGAATATGTAGAGTGCTTTCGTCCACTTGAGTTTCAATATCTTAGTTCATGACGATCATGTTAAGAATGTGACGAGGTTATAGATGTTTTCAAGTTTCACTATTCAGGTAGTTGGATCAAAATCTCATTGTCTAGATAGTTAGATCTAGTTTCTTTTAGAGTAAAATGAAGTTCCCGAGTTGAAAGAAAGATAACATGAATGGATATTGTtaaaatacgggcatccaactcgaAATTAATTGACAACG
This DNA window, taken from Papaver somniferum cultivar HN1 chromosome 3, ASM357369v1, whole genome shotgun sequence, encodes the following:
- the LOC113360333 gene encoding LRR receptor-like serine/threonine-protein kinase RCH1; this translates as MCPLTNLEQLVTSRNSLTGTIPSCLFKLKYLRVIDVSKNKFHGLVPFPPKGIKLFILSGNKFSGEISLELGRILSNAYTISIAGNELSGSIPFILCQTKPGFTFISYIDLSNNKLSGTIPSNIGHCRRLSALKLGNNNLTGKVPDELKLTKSMSFLQLNNNYLDGTPLNLISEFHELKFLNLANNNFRGGIPTTLGSLKYLRFLSLSSNNFKVRYPGRLFICKNSN